The nucleotide window CGCCGAGACGACGCCCGTGAGCATCCCGGCCACCGAGGCGGTACCGATGGCGAAGGAGACGTAGCCGAGCGCGCCGGTCACGGCGAGGCCGACGACGATGAGGGGCACGTCGACGGTCGGCTTCAGGGCGAGAAAGCCCCACGTCACGAACGCGACGAGGACGCTGGTGATGTGGGCGTCCCGCGAGAACACCAGCGAGCGGACGAGCGCGGCCGTCAGCGCGGCCGCCGCCGCGAGGAACGTCAGGAGGGGGAGCGTCGCGCCGTCGACCGGAGCCCCGATCTGGAGGCGGACCGCGACCTGTCCGGCGAGGGCGGCGGCCGTCCCGGCGGCGACGTAGCCGGCGACGAGGGTGAACTCGTCGGTCGTCTCGCGGGAGACGAGGGTCCGACCAAAGCGGCCGGCGGCGACCGCGAGCGTCGCGGCCGCGAACGCCTCGTACGGCAAGGGCGCGCGCGGGAGCGACGCGAACAGGGCGAGCCCCGCACCGGCGAGCGCGAAGGAGACGAACCCGTAGAGGCGTTCTTCCTCGCGGTCGCCCGGCAGGGCGAGCGTCTCGAACAACTCGCCGTCGCGGACGCCGAAGAAGGCGGCCCCGGCGACGGCGAGGAAGGGCACCGCGGCGGCGTCGCCGAGCGCCGGCGCGAGGGCCGCGAGGGCGGCCACCGCGGCGAAGACACTCTCGCGTCGGACCCTCCGTATCACACCTCCGGCTACCCGCGACGACCACTTAACGGTCCCGACAGCCGTCGGGCGGTCGATCGCAGATGGGAATCACCGCAACAACAGCAGACGAATTCCGCCGGGAGGACGCCGTCAGTACCGATACTCGTTGAACTGAACCGCGTGTCCCTCCAAGACGCGGACGGACTCCTCCGGATCCTCCTCGTCGTCCCCGGGCCGGTCCTCGTGTGAGTCAACCACTCTCATATGCGAGCGATACACTCGCTCGTATATAACTGTTTTCCACGCGGTGGAGGTGATGGGCCCCACAGGGCCGAGCGTCACCCGATGACGCGGTCGATCTCGCCGAGGTGGTCGAGGACGTAGTCCGGTGAGACTTCGGAGGCCGCG belongs to Halorubrum sp. DM2 and includes:
- a CDS encoding DUF92 domain-containing protein, coding for MIRRVRRESVFAAVAALAALAPALGDAAAVPFLAVAGAAFFGVRDGELFETLALPGDREEERLYGFVSFALAGAGLALFASLPRAPLPYEAFAAATLAVAAGRFGRTLVSRETTDEFTLVAGYVAAGTAAALAGQVAVRLQIGAPVDGATLPLLTFLAAAAALTAALVRSLVFSRDAHITSVLVAFVTWGFLALKPTVDVPLIVVGLAVTGALGYVSFAIGTASVAGMLTGVVSALLAVVLGGVGWFLTLMSFYAIGGLASKYRFDEKADRGVAQENEGARGTGNVLANSAVALAAVVGYAAAPHLAVPAAPLGFAFAGATATAMADTLSSEIGGLFDGPRLVTTLRRVEPGTDGAITWQGELAGLSGALLVGALAAGGTPLFDPVVPGGVAAGGAVVAAGVAGMTVDSLLGALIEGDRVGNQAVNFLATLAGGTVAVALWAVV